In Hymenobacter volaticus, the genomic window ACTACAATGCGCTTGGGGCGCCGGCACTACCGGCTGGGATTGGGTGATTAAATCCTTTGAATTGGCCCGTCAGTATTTCCCAAATGCACAGTTGATGATCAACGACTACAGCGTGATAAACACCACGTTTAACGTGCAGCGCTACCTAGGCATCGTCAACTTACTGGTGGCCCGCAACCTAGTGGATGGCGTTGGTATTCAGGGCCACGCGTTTTCCACGCGCGGCGTGCCTGCCACTACGCTGGCTACCAACCTGAGTGTGCTCGCTACGGCTGGCAAGCCCCTTTATATTACGGAGTTGGACATCGATGGTGTAAACTCCGCCATGACACCGCAACTCGATGATGCCATTCAGTTAGCTGAATACCAACGCATTTTCCCCACCCTATGGGAGCATCCGGCGGTGAAGGGCATTACGCTGTGGGGCTACCGACTCGGTCACTGGCGCACCGCACAAGGCGCCTACCTCGTCAACAGCGACAATACCGAGCGTTCGGCGCTGGTTTGGCTGAAAAATTATGTGCGCACCACTGTGCTGAGCACCAAAGCCAACCAGAATGCTGCGCTTACCCTCTCCCCTAACCCTGCCACCAATGGCCGTTTCGTGTTGCAAGGCATGGAGAAGGCGCAAACTATTCGAGTGCTCGATTTGAATGGCCGCCTAGTCAAAGAGGTGAAAGGAACTAATCAGACGACAACCGAAGTGGCATTGCACGTCTCGCCTGGTTTGTACGTGGTGCAAGTTATCGACGGGTATGGCGTGACGTCTCGCAAACTGCTAGTGGAGTAGGTCAAGCTAGCGTAACAGTACAATCAAACAAGAAGGGCCGCGTCGGATGACGCGGCCCTTCTTGTTTCACCTGCTTTTGTATGGCGGGTGCATTACGACGCAGCCTCCGTGGTTCTTGTTGAGCACTTTCAGAATAAGTGTATCTGCCGTAGTTGTTAGCAGCACCTCAAAACGCTAGCGCTGGCCTACGCTGCCTTTCTCTTCTTTAGACGTTTTCGAGTTGCCCGAGGCACTTTCTGGCGGCCCCAAATAGCTGGGCTTCACCCCGCCTAAGTTTACCACCAGCTTTTCGAGCACCACGCCCGGGTCTACGCGCCAGAACTTGAGCACATGCTCGCCGGGCTTCCCCAAAGTGTGCTTCGACTCCTTGATAATGATGTTTTCGGCCACCGCTTTTTCCCAGGGCCTGTTGCCATTATCGGCCACCATACCGGTGTGCAGGTTGATAATCTGTGGGGCCTCATCGTCGAACGAAACGGCATAGCGCAAACCCTCACCGCCAACGAAATTCAGCGTGGGCGCGAGGTAAGCTTGCACGGTTACCGGGCCGGAGCTGGTGAGTTGCACGCGGTACTCTAGGTGCGGCGTATTAGCAGCCGGCAGCTGGGTGGGCGCGGTAACCGGGAGCGTAGTAACTGCCGAAAGCGTGCGGCCCAAGTCTGGAATGGTCTGCCACTTCGCTACACTACCGTTCACGACCTTGCTGTAATGCTCGGCATCTATGCTCACATAGCCATCAGCCTCCACAAAACCGGCGCCAGCGGCTACTTTCGGTTGTGGCTTCTGTGCTGACGCCGCCGGGGTAGCAGCTGGGGCAGTCGTGGCCGTGGGCTGGGTGATGGTTTGCACGGCAGGCATAGCGTTTTTCTCGGGCTGCTGCCAATAGGTGTAGCCGATGTGGGTTTGGTCCATCATGTGGCTCCACTTGCCGCTAGCTACGGCATGGTAGCGGCTGGTAATTTCCGCGTCTTTGGCGTACAGCGCCTTCACTTTCTCAGCCAGTTCGTTGGTAGTGGCTTGTCCGTTTTTGGCCGCTTCGTGGTTCTGCGCAACCGTGTAGTACATCTCGTTGAGGTTGGCGCAGGCTTGCACGGGGTGCAGCACTAGTTCATAGTAAGCGTCGTGGTACTCAGCTGGCAATTGCTGGTTGATAGCTTCGGCCTGGGTTAGCAGCTGGTTGTAGTCGGCCACCACAGTTTCCCATTCGCGGTAGTTGGTTAGGCTGTAGGTCTTCTGGTCGAGTAGTTCGGGCTTGCGCCGGGCGTTGTACTTGGCGTATTTAGCTAGGATGTCGGCAATGCCGGTGGCGTACTTAGGTCCAAATTGCTTGGCGGCCCACTCCCGGCTATAGTCGTCGAGTTGGTCGGCCCCAATTTTATCTGGGTTCCAAGCGTAATCGAGGAAGAAGCTGATGGGGAATTCCATGGGCTTGAGGTCGCCCACGTTCACGATCCAGATTTGGTTGGCGCCGTACTCGTGGGCCAGGTGCATCTGCTCCCAGATACGGGGAATTGGGTTTGTGTTGAGCCACTTGTAGTTGCGCGGCCCGCCTACGTAGTCAAAGTGGTAGTAGATGCCGTAGCCACCTTTGCGCGGCTTCTCACTTAGCTTGGGCAACTTGCGGATGTTGCCCCAGTTGTCGTCGCACAAGAGCAGCGTCACGTCGTCGGGCACGCGCATGCCTTTGTCGTAATACTCCTGCACTTCCTTGTAGAGGGCCCAGAGTTGGGGCGTTTGCTCGGCGGGTTTGCCGGTTTCTTCGGCAATGATTTTGCGCTGATCGGCCACGATGCGCTCCAGCAAGGCAATGTTGCTTTCCTGGCTCATGGGCTCGTCGCCGTCGCCGCGCATCCCGATGCTCACGATGTTTTCCCGCGTGCCCATGCGCTTCATTCCACCGCGCCAGAACTCCTGCAAAGCGGCGGCGTTGGTTTGGTAGTTCCAGGCGCCTTTGCCAGCGTGCTTCCATTCCTCGTGGGCCCGCGTGAGTGGCTCGTGGTGCGAGGTACCCATCACAATGCCGTACTCATCGGCCAGCACGGGGTTTTGCGGGTCGTCCACGTTGAACATGTTGCCCCACATAGCAGGCCACAGGTAGTTGCCTTTCAAGCGCAGAATCAGCTCGAACATGTGCGTGTACATCTTCGAGTTGACGCCGCCGAATTTCTCTTTCGACCAATTTTGCAGTGCCGGCGCTTCATCGTTGATGAAAATACCGCGGTATTTCACCTTCGGCGTGCCCTGCGAATGGCGGCCTGGCGCTACATACAGCGCCGTTTGCGGCTTGGTCGGCACATCGGCCCACCAGTACCACGGCGACACGCCAATCTGCTGTGACAAATCATAGATGCCGTAAATAGTACCGCGCTTGTCGCTGCCGGCAATTACCAGCGCGCGCTCTACGCCCGGCATCGGCTTTTCCACCACTTGCAGCACAAAGGTTTCCCACTTGCCTGCTACTTGTGAAACGTCGAGCTTCTTGCTTTTTACTAGCCCATCAATCAGCGGGCTTTTACCCAACGTTCCTATCAGCACCACTTCGTTACCGGTCGGTGCTTTGTCGGTGGTGAAAGTGGGCGTGAGTTTGGTTACGCGGTTGATGTCGGCCTGCAAATCGCGGGCGGCTCGTAGCACACCCGGCCAGTCGGAATTGCTGGCAAACAGAGCCGCCGTTTTGCCGGAGGCCGCCAGCGCAAAGCCGCTTTTGCCTTTCTCAGTTGATACGTAGGTGTCAGTGAGTTTTGTGGCCGGGGTTTGGGCCTGTGCTACAAACGGCACGAGTAGCACCAGCCAGAAACAGCAGGCAGTGCGGAATCTAGAGTTATGAAAAGGCAGGAGTTTCATCGGCATCAAGTAAAATGGCGCAGCAATGCGAGAACGTAGAATTATTAGAGAAGTAGCGGCTAGTTTCCCCTTAGGGGCTTAGAGGTGGCTGACCTATCATTGTTTGCCTAGACCGTCCTGCGGAACATGTAGCGCCCCAGGCCTGGGACCGAAGCCTCTGGCGTGCTGACATTGTCACGGTATATCGGTCATGCTAAGCTTGTCGAAGCATCTCGCGTGCTGACGCAGGAATGGTAACGGTCATGCTGAGCGGAGACGCAGGCGTAGTCGAAGCATCTCGCGGGTTGAGGTTGTAGTACTAATTCAACGATTCAAGCGAGATGCTTCAAATCAGCTCAGCATGACTGATATACCGTGACAACGTTAACACGCCAGAGGCTTTGGCTTCGTTGCACTGCCCTCAGCATGAAAGTCGCTACTATAACGGCAACACGCGAGATGCTTCGGTCACTGGCTTAATGCGCCACATGCTCAGCAAGACCGTTACTTTGGCGACGCCAGCAACGGGAATCAATTACCTCTAGCACCTCCTTGGTAGATACGCAACCGCAACTGAGGGGAACTAGCGCTTGAGGGGCTTCTAAAACTTCACCACTTCCCAGTAGGCTTTTTTAGGCTTCTGGTTCTGGTCGAAAAGCAGCGGGTAGTTTTTGCGGCCAGGTACAGGGTAGGTATCCAGCCAAGTGTACCTGTCGGAAATGTTCCAGAAGGTGACGCCGGTCAGTACGTTTTTGTAGTCGCGGAATACCTTAAAGAACATCTTATACTGCTCGGTCTGCTTCTGTTCCAGCTCGGGCGTGTAGGCGTCGGACTCACCGGGACGCTTTTCCCGACGGTCTTTCTCCCAAGGATAAATGGACACATCCAGCTCGGTGATTTGTACTTTCAGGCCCAGCGAGGAATACTGCTCCATGGCTTTGCGCAGTTCAGCTTCCGTGGGCTCTTGCAGCGACCAGTGCCCCTGCAGCCCAACCGCGTCAATCGGCACTTTGGCGTCTTTCAGCTTCTTGAGCAGCTTATAGACCCGCTCCCGCTTTTCGAGCCGCTCGGTGTTGTAGTCGTTGTAGAAAAGCACGGCATTGGGGTCAGCCGCGTGGGCGTACTCGAAAGCTTTGGCAATGAAGTCTTCCCCGCAGATCTGATACCACTCCGAGTTGCGCAGAAATTCCTGCGGGTTATCGGAAATGGCTTCGTTGACCACGTCCCAGGCGTAGATCTTGCCTTTGTAGCGCTTCACCACGGTATCGATGTGGCTTTTGAGGCGCTGAAGCAACACTTCTTTAGATACTTGTTTGCCAGTTGCATCCTTGAACAGCCACTTCGGCGTCTGCTCGTGCCAGAGCAGGTTGTGGCCCCGCACACGCAGTTTGTTGTCTTGCGCGAACTGCACAATTTCATCGGCGTCCTGCCAGAAATAGCGGTTTTCCTCGGGGTGAATAGGTCCCATCTTCATGGCATTCTCCGGCGTGATGCTGTTGAAGTGCTGCTTGATCAGGGTTGATTCGGCGGGGTTGCGTAAGGCTTGTGGCGAGACGGCTACCCCCATCAGAAAATAGTCTTTATAGTAGTCTTTCAACCCTTTTTCCGGGGCCGGCCGGTCACTGCTGAACACAGTGAGCCCCGCCAGCAGCACACCAGTAGTGGCGAGCTGGCGCAACGAAACAGTAGTTTTCATTTCTCGCTTATGGTTAGTTCTACTCTCTTAGTCAGCTATGATGCCCACTCTACATCTCTCCACGTGCGGGGATTAAGAGTTAAAACAAATCGACAATTGCTAGAAAGCTTGGTATCGTGGACGGTTAACGCCTCACTTCTCTCCTACTTCAGTTTCAGCACTAGCACCACTTAGCGGCAGGTACTTGCTGCCCTTGACTTTATCTTCCGATAGCGCTTCCCTGTGGCTCTGGCACCATAAAAACGGGCCAGCATCTGCTGTAGCTGCTGGCCCGTTCAATGGTTCATATCCCCTTACCAATACACAGTGTAGAGCGTGGTGAGCAGGGTTACAATGACCAAAGCCCCGATAGCGAAGCTACGCTGCGGGCGGAACATGCTCGCGTCCACTTCCAGGCCGTTGGTGCGCACACCGCGGCTGGTTTCGATCAAGCTGATGACCACCATCACCGCTACGCAGATGACAAACACGAAGCCCATGCGGTCGAGGAAAGGAATTTCGTACACGCCCTCAGCATTCTTGACCGCAAAACCCAGCGGTGCTAGCCAAGACAGATCGGTGAGCGTGGGCAGTGCCTTCAGAATAACCGACAAGACAAACCCCCCAATCGTGGCGAAGAGGGCGGCCGACGACGTGGTCCGCTTCCAGAAAAAGCCCAGGATAAACATGGCGAAAATGCCCGGTGACACGAAGCCCGTGTACTCCTGAATAAACTCGAAGCCGCCTTTCTTGTCGATGCCCAAGTGCGGGGCAATCAGCACGCCTAGCAGCATGGCCACCACCACGGCAATCTTGCCCACGCTCACCAAGCGCTTCTCCGACGCTTCTGGATTGAACACCTTGTGGTAGATATCGAGCGTGAAGATGGTAGCAATCGAGTTGGCTTTACCCGCCAGCGAGGCCACCACCGCCGCCGTGAGCGCAGCAAACGACAAGCCTTTCAAGCCCACCGGCAAGATGTTGAGCAGCACCGGATAAGCGCGGTCGGGGTTGAGGTTGGCACCCTGGCCAAATTCGGTGGCACCAAACACGTTTTCCTTGTAGAGCACGTAGGCCGCGATGCCAGGCAGCACCACGATTACGGGCATCAGCATCTTGAGGAAAGCGGCAAACAGCAGACCCGAACGGGCCGTGGGCAGGTCGGCCCCAAGGGCGCGCTGCGTGATGTACTGGTTGCAGCCCCAGTAGTTGAGGTTCACAATCCACATGCCGCCAAGCAACACCGTCAGACCCGGCAAGGCACTGTAGTTGGGGTTTTCCTGCTTGAGAATCATGTGGAAGTGGTCGTTGGCTTGCTCGCTCATCAAGCGGAAACCGCTAAGCACGCCCGTCTGGCCGAAGTGCTCGGCCACCAGGTTCAGGGCCAAGTACGTGGTAGCTAAGCCACCGAGAATCAAGAAGAACACCTGAATTACGTCGGTGAAGCCAATTACCTTCATCCCGCCGAGCGTGATGACAATGGCAAAGGCTGCCAGCGCGTACATGCAGAACTCCAGGTTCAACCCCGAGATGCTGCTGACGGCAATGGCGCCCAAGTAGAGAATGGACGTTAGGTTCACGACCACGTAGAGCATCAGCCAGAACACGGCCATAATCATGGCCACGGTGCTGTTGTAGCGCTGGTAGAGAAACTGCGGCATGGTGGCAATCCGGTTTTTCAAGTACACCGGAATGAAGAACACCGCCACAATAATGAGCGTCAGGGCGGCCATCCACTCGTAGGTGGCAATGGCCAAGCCCATTTTGAAGCCCGAACCGGCCATGCCCACAAATTGCTCGGCCGAGATGTTGGAGGCAATCAGCGAGGAGCCAATGGCCCACCAGGTCAGGGAGCCTTCCGCCAGGAAATAGTCTTTGGAGTCGCCTTCGAGCGTGCCGTCGTGGCCCGTTTTGCGGCGGTAAATCCAGATGCCATACCCGGAAACAATGAGAAAATAAACAAAGAAAACGATGTAATCGAGGGTGGCAAGTTGATGTTGCATGAGAAATAATCAAGCCACCCGAAGGAGCGGCTAATACGAGAAAAAGCTGAAGCGTCACCCACGGACGCTCCAGCAACTAGCTGCTTTTTACTGGCCACGACCAGCAACAAAACCTCCCCGGCTGGCCCCTCTCCAAGTTCCCACTCCCTTCAAAAGACCCGCCAGGTCGGTTTTTATGTGCTAGATGTACTGGTTGATAATTGCCTCAAGCCACTCCTGCTTGCCGCTTTTCAGGATCGGCTCGCCAGTCTTATGCGCAATAGTGCGCAGATCTTCCAGCGTGAGTTGGCCTTTCTCGAAGGCAGCGCCTTCGCCGGAGTCGAATGAAGCGTAACGCTCGGTGCGGAACTTACGGTAGGGCGACTTTTCCAGAATGTCGTTGGCTACCACCAAGGCCCGGGCAAAGGTGTCCATGCCGCTGATGTGGGCAATGAAGATGTCCTCTAGGTCAGTGGAGTTGCGGCGGGTCTTGGCGTCGAAGTTGATGCCGCCTGGCGTGATGCCCCCGTGCTCCAGGATGATGAGCATGGACTCGGTCAACTCGTTGAGGTTGTTGGGGAACTGGTCGGTGTCCCAGCCGTTCTGATAGTCGCCGCGGTTGGCGTCCATCGAGCCCAGCATGTTCGCATCGGCGGCTACTTGCAGCTCGTGTTGGAAGGTGTGGCCCGCGAGCGTCGCGTGGTTGACTTCCAGGTTAAGCATGAAATCGTCTTGCAGGCCGTACTCTTTCAGGAAGCCAATGACGGTGGCTGCATCGAAGTCGTACTGGTGCTTGGTCGGCTCGGCTGGCTTGGGCTCGATAAAGAATTTGCCCGTGAAGCCTTGCTTGCGAGCGTAGTCGCGGGCCATCGTCAGGAAACGGCCCATGTGCTCGAGCTCACGCTTCATGTTGGTATTGAGCAACGTCATGTAGCCTTCGCGGCCACCCCAGAACACGTAGTTCTCGCCGCCCAGCGCGATGGTGGCATCCAAGGCGTTGAGCACTTGCGTGCCAGCGTGCGCCAACACTTGGAAGTCAGGGTTGGTGCTCGCCCCGTTCATGTAGCGCGGGTTGGAGAAGACGTTGGCTGTGCCCCATAGCAGCTTCACACCGCTCTGCTGCTGGTGCTGCTTGGCGTAGTCGACGATGGCGCTCAGGTTGCGCTCGTACTCGCTCAGCGAAGTGCCTTCGTCCACCAAGTCGATGTCGTGGAAGCAGTAGTAAGGCGTGCCGAGCTTGGTGAAAAACTCGAAAGCCGCGTCCATCTTGTCATGGGCCCGGCCCAGGGCCTCGTGGTGCGCGTCCCAGGCAAACTGCTTGGTGCCGGGGCCGAACGGGTCGCCGCCGGTGCCGGTGAAGGTGTGCCAGTAGGAGACGGCAAAGCGCAGATGCTCTTTCATCGTCTTGCCGGCCACTACGCGGTTCTCGTCGTACCACTTGAAGGCGAGCGGGTTATCGGACTCACGCCCTTCGTATTTGATGGGCTCGATGCCCGTGAAAAATTCAGTTTTCGACAGCGTGTTGGTTGACATGAGAAAAGAACTGTAAGTGAACTATTAGTGGAGGGGCTTCAAAAAAGGATGATTTGTGAGAGGCAATCTTGGTGGCTGCTACGCGAGAAAGGTAGAGAAAATAGCTAGCCAAAATAAAGAAGGCAGTAGAGAAGGGCAGTTCGAGGGTTTGCTACACCTATTCCGCCGTTCGTGTTTAGGGCACCACGGGTGCAGTAGCGGCCTCGAAAGGCGAAGCGGGCAGCCCCTCTTTGTTGTAGAGGTTGGCCCCTTCTGGGTTGTCGGCCCAGGCGTAACGCACTGTCACGGGTGCCGTTACCTGGTCGTTCCATACTACCACCGTATTACCCTCAATCTTAGCTTGAGCCCAAACGAATTTTTTGTCGGTACCAGCTACTGCGAATCCTTTCAGCGGACCGCCGCCCTTGGCTATTAGTCCACCGCCTACGTCGGTAAACTTCAGGGTAACGTGATTCCCAGCGGGTTGAGCTGCTTGATAGAGCGGGCCCGAAGCCACCACCTTCTTGTTGCCGTATGCCACCTTTTCAGCAGCCAAGGCCAGACGGTGACCTACGGTCTGTTTGTCGAGGGGGTGAATGTCGTTCCATTCGCCAGCATCCGTAATCACGGCCATACCGGTGTGCGGCACGGCCAACGTGCGGCGCTGCGCATCGCGCACGGCTGCCCAGCCGCTTTCACTAGGCTCAGGTTTAGCGGCCATGAAGTTGGCTAATTGCACGTATAGGAAAGGCAATGCGGGCCGTTGATAGTGCTGGCGCCAGTCGTTGATCAGGCTGGTCATCAGGGCCTGATAGTCTTGCGGACGCCCAGCGTTGCTTTCGCCCTGATACCAGAGCACACCTTTGATAGCATAGGGCAGCACCGGCGCAATCATGCCGTTGTAGAGCGCACCAGGCTGAAACTGAAACGGAGTGGTGCCCGGCGTGGGCGGCAGCGTAGCCCCTAGCTGGTACTGCCAAGGCCCGCGCAGGTCGAGGGTCTGGCCACCTGCTCGGAGCTGGTAGTTTTTGTCGGGCGTAAAGCCCCCGCGCCCGCCGTTGCTAATCAGGCGCACTACCACCACGTTTTTCCCCGCCTTCAGCACGCCCGGCTTCACCTCGTACTTGCGGGGCGGGTACTGATACCCCGTTGTGCCAACCAACTGGCCATTGATGTACGTCGAGTCGGCGTCTACTAGGGTGCCGAGTTCCAGGCGAGCGGGCTGGTCAACCATGCTAGCGGGCACGTCCACTTCCTTGCGAAACCAAACCACCCCGTTCACTGGTCCGAGCGGCGTCTGGTTGGCCCAGTAGCCGGGCACTTGCATGGTAGCCCAGCTGCTGGCATTGTAATCCGGAGCGGACCATTTCTGCTGGCCCCGGGCCTCGCCTAGATCCGCTTGGTGCAAGCGCTTGTGCCAGTCGGCAACAGCGGCGTTTTCGCGCTGCCGGATGCCTGCTACTACCGTGCTGTCTTGGTACTTGGCGGCCTGTTGCTCGTAGGTCGGAAACTGCCGGAGCGCGTCGGGGCTCAGCCAGGCCTCGGCAGGCGAGCCGCCCACGGCGTCTTTGATGATGCCCACTGGCACCTGGTACTTAGCGTTGAGTTCCTTGGCGAAGAAGTAAGCTACGCCCGAAAACTGAAGCACGGTTTGCGGGTCGGCTGCTATCCATTTGCCGCCAGCCACGTCGGTGCGGGGGCGCTGCAAGGAGGAACTCATTGGCACCTCGAACTGCCGGATGCGTGGGTTGGCCGCTTGGGCAATCACCTCCGGAAACTTGTCGCGCAGGCGGCTCATGGGCGTTTCCATATTCGACTGTCCTGAGCACAGCCACACATCACCCACCAGCACATCTTTTACGCTTAGCTCGTTGCTGGCCTTGATGCCCATGTCGAAGGGGCCGCCGGCTTTCATAGCGGGCAGTGTCACGCGCCAGTGGCCGTCGGCACCCGTAGTGGCACGGTAGGTTTTGCCTTGAAAGGCTACGCTTACGCTTTCCCCAGGCTTGGCCCAGCCCCAAATGTGTACTGGCTGCTCACGCTGTAGTACCATACCATCACTTACTAGGCGTGGCAGCCGCACTTGCGCCGTGGCATGGTGCACAGCAGGCAAACCAAGCAGCAGGCTTATTACTATGTATTTGATTTTCATAGGGATGAAGCACATTTTGTGGCCATGGAGCTTAAAAGCAGTAGCCTCTCATAAATAAGCCCAGGTTTCGGAGTGAAACCTGGGCTTATTTATGAGAGCAAAAAACTGGGCACTTAGGCCTGCAAATACCCCTTATAAGGGACGAAGAAAGGGTACTTACCTAGAGCAGCCATTTCAGTGCTCAGCTACTCCCCTGCTTACTGTGGATAGCCAGGGTTTTGCGTAATCTTACCGTTCGTCCGGTCAATTTCCTGCTGCGGAATGGGGCGCAACACGTGGTAAGGTTGGATGTTCTTTGCTGCATCCGAACCATAGGTGTCGGTAGCACCGGGGATGGGTGATGGCTTAGAAGCTACAAATGCGGGCACGTACTTCTTCACGCGTTCCACCAACTTGCCGGTACGTACCAAGTCAAACCAGCGGGTCTGCTCGCCACAGAGCTCACGGGTGCGCTCGTCGAGGATGAAGTCGATGTTCAACTGAGCCGTGGTAATTTCCATTTGCGCAGCTCTGCCAGGTGCAGCGGCCCGACGGCGGACTACGTTGATGTAGTCGCGGGCTTGGTTGAGGTTGCCGAGGTACATGTTGGCTTCCGCCGCAATCAGGTACGTCTCAGCCAAACGATACAAGATCAGTGGCCGGTCGGAACTGGTATTAGTGGCCGAACGCGTAGCATCGTCGAACTTATTGATGTAGGGCGAATACTTGGTGGTGTAGGTGCTAGGCGTACCTACTACGTAACGACCGTTCGGACGAGCATTGATGCGCGCCTGTTCTGCCGCCGTGATTTCGCGGCCGGCATACCACGCGGCGGTATCTCCAATTACGGCCTTCGGGTTGAAGGCAACGCCACTATTGGCCGCGCCGGTACCCGTCGAATTGACAAGCCACAGTGTCGTGAACCACTTATTGTAGCGGGTATCAGTTGTGCGCCACTGCCGAGGGTTGGTCTCGGAAGGCAGTATATACGAGGTCAGCAAATACGGGGTCGAAGCTAAACGACCGAAGGGGCGGCCGTATACAATGCTACGGGCCACGTTGGGCAACTCGTCGTAGCGGCCCCGGAACAAGAAGTTGGTTTGGTTTTGACCAGCGCCACCGGCACCGTTGTCGGATATGCCCGTGAAGGTGGGGTCAGTGTTGAACTGCACATTGAAAAGCACTTCCTTACCGTTCTCGTTGCCTTCCTTGAATACGTCGGCTGGGTCAGCCTCCAGTCCTTTGCCATACTTGCTGGCATCGGTGATAAGTTCGCTGGCGTACTGAGCGGCTTTAGCGTAGTCGTCA contains:
- a CDS encoding sialate O-acetylesterase, whose translation is MKIKYIVISLLLGLPAVHHATAQVRLPRLVSDGMVLQREQPVHIWGWAKPGESVSVAFQGKTYRATTGADGHWRVTLPAMKAGGPFDMGIKASNELSVKDVLVGDVWLCSGQSNMETPMSRLRDKFPEVIAQAANPRIRQFEVPMSSSLQRPRTDVAGGKWIAADPQTVLQFSGVAYFFAKELNAKYQVPVGIIKDAVGGSPAEAWLSPDALRQFPTYEQQAAKYQDSTVVAGIRQRENAAVADWHKRLHQADLGEARGQQKWSAPDYNASSWATMQVPGYWANQTPLGPVNGVVWFRKEVDVPASMVDQPARLELGTLVDADSTYINGQLVGTTGYQYPPRKYEVKPGVLKAGKNVVVVRLISNGGRGGFTPDKNYQLRAGGQTLDLRGPWQYQLGATLPPTPGTTPFQFQPGALYNGMIAPVLPYAIKGVLWYQGESNAGRPQDYQALMTSLINDWRQHYQRPALPFLYVQLANFMAAKPEPSESGWAAVRDAQRRTLAVPHTGMAVITDAGEWNDIHPLDKQTVGHRLALAAEKVAYGNKKVVASGPLYQAAQPAGNHVTLKFTDVGGGLIAKGGGPLKGFAVAGTDKKFVWAQAKIEGNTVVVWNDQVTAPVTVRYAWADNPEGANLYNKEGLPASPFEAATAPVVP
- a CDS encoding endo-1,4-beta-xylanase: MIKSFELARQYFPNAQLMINDYSVINTTFNVQRYLGIVNLLVARNLVDGVGIQGHAFSTRGVPATTLATNLSVLATAGKPLYITELDIDGVNSAMTPQLDDAIQLAEYQRIFPTLWEHPAVKGITLWGYRLGHWRTAQGAYLVNSDNTERSALVWLKNYVRTTVLSTKANQNAALTLSPNPATNGRFVLQGMEKAQTIRVLDLNGRLVKEVKGTNQTTTEVALHVSPGLYVVQVIDGYGVTSRKLLVE
- a CDS encoding glycosyl hydrolase 115 family protein — its product is MKLLPFHNSRFRTACCFWLVLLVPFVAQAQTPATKLTDTYVSTEKGKSGFALAASGKTAALFASNSDWPGVLRAARDLQADINRVTKLTPTFTTDKAPTGNEVVLIGTLGKSPLIDGLVKSKKLDVSQVAGKWETFVLQVVEKPMPGVERALVIAGSDKRGTIYGIYDLSQQIGVSPWYWWADVPTKPQTALYVAPGRHSQGTPKVKYRGIFINDEAPALQNWSKEKFGGVNSKMYTHMFELILRLKGNYLWPAMWGNMFNVDDPQNPVLADEYGIVMGTSHHEPLTRAHEEWKHAGKGAWNYQTNAAALQEFWRGGMKRMGTRENIVSIGMRGDGDEPMSQESNIALLERIVADQRKIIAEETGKPAEQTPQLWALYKEVQEYYDKGMRVPDDVTLLLCDDNWGNIRKLPKLSEKPRKGGYGIYYHFDYVGGPRNYKWLNTNPIPRIWEQMHLAHEYGANQIWIVNVGDLKPMEFPISFFLDYAWNPDKIGADQLDDYSREWAAKQFGPKYATGIADILAKYAKYNARRKPELLDQKTYSLTNYREWETVVADYNQLLTQAEAINQQLPAEYHDAYYELVLHPVQACANLNEMYYTVAQNHEAAKNGQATTNELAEKVKALYAKDAEITSRYHAVASGKWSHMMDQTHIGYTYWQQPEKNAMPAVQTITQPTATTAPAATPAASAQKPQPKVAAGAGFVEADGYVSIDAEHYSKVVNGSVAKWQTIPDLGRTLSAVTTLPVTAPTQLPAANTPHLEYRVQLTSSGPVTVQAYLAPTLNFVGGEGLRYAVSFDDEAPQIINLHTGMVADNGNRPWEKAVAENIIIKESKHTLGKPGEHVLKFWRVDPGVVLEKLVVNLGGVKPSYLGPPESASGNSKTSKEEKGSVGQR
- the xylA gene encoding xylose isomerase; this encodes MSTNTLSKTEFFTGIEPIKYEGRESDNPLAFKWYDENRVVAGKTMKEHLRFAVSYWHTFTGTGGDPFGPGTKQFAWDAHHEALGRAHDKMDAAFEFFTKLGTPYYCFHDIDLVDEGTSLSEYERNLSAIVDYAKQHQQQSGVKLLWGTANVFSNPRYMNGASTNPDFQVLAHAGTQVLNALDATIALGGENYVFWGGREGYMTLLNTNMKRELEHMGRFLTMARDYARKQGFTGKFFIEPKPAEPTKHQYDFDAATVIGFLKEYGLQDDFMLNLEVNHATLAGHTFQHELQVAADANMLGSMDANRGDYQNGWDTDQFPNNLNELTESMLIILEHGGITPGGINFDAKTRRNSTDLEDIFIAHISGMDTFARALVVANDILEKSPYRKFRTERYASFDSGEGAAFEKGQLTLEDLRTIAHKTGEPILKSGKQEWLEAIINQYI
- a CDS encoding sodium/sugar symporter gives rise to the protein MQHQLATLDYIVFFVYFLIVSGYGIWIYRRKTGHDGTLEGDSKDYFLAEGSLTWWAIGSSLIASNISAEQFVGMAGSGFKMGLAIATYEWMAALTLIIVAVFFIPVYLKNRIATMPQFLYQRYNSTVAMIMAVFWLMLYVVVNLTSILYLGAIAVSSISGLNLEFCMYALAAFAIVITLGGMKVIGFTDVIQVFFLILGGLATTYLALNLVAEHFGQTGVLSGFRLMSEQANDHFHMILKQENPNYSALPGLTVLLGGMWIVNLNYWGCNQYITQRALGADLPTARSGLLFAAFLKMLMPVIVVLPGIAAYVLYKENVFGATEFGQGANLNPDRAYPVLLNILPVGLKGLSFAALTAAVVASLAGKANSIATIFTLDIYHKVFNPEASEKRLVSVGKIAVVVAMLLGVLIAPHLGIDKKGGFEFIQEYTGFVSPGIFAMFILGFFWKRTTSSAALFATIGGFVLSVILKALPTLTDLSWLAPLGFAVKNAEGVYEIPFLDRMGFVFVICVAVMVVISLIETSRGVRTNGLEVDASMFRPQRSFAIGALVIVTLLTTLYTVYW
- a CDS encoding endo-1,4-beta-xylanase, whose protein sequence is MKTTVSLRQLATTGVLLAGLTVFSSDRPAPEKGLKDYYKDYFLMGVAVSPQALRNPAESTLIKQHFNSITPENAMKMGPIHPEENRYFWQDADEIVQFAQDNKLRVRGHNLLWHEQTPKWLFKDATGKQVSKEVLLQRLKSHIDTVVKRYKGKIYAWDVVNEAISDNPQEFLRNSEWYQICGEDFIAKAFEYAHAADPNAVLFYNDYNTERLEKRERVYKLLKKLKDAKVPIDAVGLQGHWSLQEPTEAELRKAMEQYSSLGLKVQITELDVSIYPWEKDRREKRPGESDAYTPELEQKQTEQYKMFFKVFRDYKNVLTGVTFWNISDRYTWLDTYPVPGRKNYPLLFDQNQKPKKAYWEVVKF